One Primulina huaijiensis isolate GDHJ02 chromosome 5, ASM1229523v2, whole genome shotgun sequence DNA segment encodes these proteins:
- the LOC140976405 gene encoding U-box domain-containing protein 40-like, translated as MGSDQQRRKISFYKSQSSLQLQKKLAESQIQQPFSVPIEFVCPISNSLMADPVIVSSGQTLERNCIHACVSLSFTPSLAGGADFSIVIPNLALKSAILSWCHLHRIDPPKTIDFYSAQKLLRTLMNSEDGENGNRSVGSIRGSDKLGRTPSVVSAASSDVRPSTLPFATRPSCYSSCSSCDNEIIANPSFSEEAELMLKLKSSQISDQEEGFASLRKLTRTREDTRLHLCTPRLLSTIKSLIPSKYVALQVNAIAALMNLSLEKQNKVKIVRSGIVPPLINVLHGRFPESQEHAAGALFSLSLDDQNKTAIGVLGALPPPLHALRSASERIRHYSAMALYHLSLVQSNRVKMVKLGSVQTLLGMVKSDHMPARVMLVLCNLAASMEGRASMLDGGAVDCFVSLLRRDEFDSVATRDRCLAVFYGLSNGGLRFKGLAKQAGAEKVLEKLEGRGSDHVNEKVRRILETLRKKDEEENEEIDWEELLNSDEDVSRTQRQIKESN; from the coding sequence ATGGGGAGTGACCAGCAAAGACGGAAGATTTCGTTTTACAAGTCACAGTCATCCTTACAGCTTCAGAAGAAGCTAGCTGAATCTCAGATTCAACAACCCTTTTCAGTTCCTATAGAGTTTGTGTGCCCCATCTCAAACTCATTAATGGCGGACCCTGTAATAGTATCATCCGGTCAAACCTTAGAAAGGAACTGCATACACGCCTGCGTGTCCCTTTCTTTTACACCCTCTCTCGCCGGCGGCGCCGACTTCTCCATAGTCATTCCCAACCTCGCCCTCAAGTCCGCCATTCTTAGCTGGTGCCACCTCCACCGCATTGACCCGCCAAAAACAATAGACTTTTACTCGGCTCAGAAACTCCTACGCACGTTAATGAACTCAGAAGATGGTGAAAATGGAAACCGTAGCGTTGGGTCGATTCGCGGGTCGGATAAGTTGGGCCGGACGCCGAGCGTTGTGTCCGCGGCGAGCTCCGACGTCCGGCCGAGTACTCTTCCTTTTGCAACCCGTCCCTCGTGTTATTCCTCATGTTCTTCATGCGATAATGAAATCATAGCGAATCCCAGTTTCTCGGAAGAGGCAGAACTCATGCTGAAGCTTAAAAGCTCTCAAATTTCTGATCAAGAAGAGGGTTTTGCTTCCCTCCGGAAACTGACTCGGACCCGGGAAGATACCCGTCTTCATCTCTGCACTCCGAGATTGCTATCCACTATAAAATCATTAATCCCCTCGAAATATGTAGCTTTGCAAGTGAACGCTATCGCGGCGCTGATGAACCTGTCGTTGGAGAAGCAAAACAAAGTAAAGATCGTACGTTCAGGAATCGTTCCGCCATTGATCAACGTTCTTCATGGACGATTTCCTGAATCGCAGGAGCATGCAGCTGGCGCGCTCTTTAGTTTATCCCTCGATGATCAGAACAAGACCGCCATTGGAGTCTTGGGAGCGCTGCCGCCGCCGCTCCACGCCCTTCGTTCTGCCTCGGAGCGGATTCGGCACTACTCGGCTATGGCTCTGTATCATCTCTCTCTGGTACAAAGCAATCGGGTCAAAATGGTCAAACTCGGGTCGGTTCAGACACTGTTAGGGATGGTGAAATCGGATCATATGCCGGCTCGGGTTATGTTGGTTTTATGCAACTTAGCTGCCAGCATGGAAGGGAGGGCTTCAATGCTGGATGGCGGTGCAGTGGATTGCTTTGTTAGTCTGCTGAGGCGTGACGAATTTGACTCGGTAGCGACTCGGGATAGGTGTTTGGCTGTGTTTTACGGTCTGAGCAATGGTGGATTAAGGTTCAAGGGGTTAGCGAAACAGGCGGGGGCCGAGAAAGTGCTAGAAAAGTTGGAGGGAAGGGGTAGTGATCATGTTAACGAGAAAGTGAGGAGGATATTGGAGACGTTGAGGAAGAAAGATGAGGAGGAAAATGAGGAGATCGATTGGGAAGAGTTGCTTAACTCGGACGAGGATGTGAGTCGGACACAGAGGCAAATCAAAGAGTCGaattaa
- the LOC140976128 gene encoding uncharacterized protein isoform X1 — protein MASKAVLLVLACFLLIHTSVCSHSILGVCVCGYIKDVDVAFSFVNMSMIFSKNPYVLQDSSEWEEDVLIESGAHAPVLSPNDTVSPPPPKSCPPLPPLVTAPPPPPSVVSAPPTRPPPVMAPAPPPVKPPRTILECIPQCMVRCKNHSRKNICMRTCLTCCNRCKCVPPGQYGNKEKCGKCYTDMTTSGGKLKCP, from the exons ATGGCTTCAAAAGCTGTGCTGCTTGTGCTGGCATGTTTTCTTCTAATCCATACCAGTGTATGCTCTCACTCTATATTGGGTGTATGTGTATGTGGATACATAAAGGACGTAGATGTTGCATTTTCTTTCGTCAACATGAGCATGATATTCTCTAAGAATCCTTATGTTTTGCAGGATTCATCAGAATGGGAAGAAGATGTTCTTATTGAG AGCGGCGCCCATGCCCCCGTACTGAGTCCAAACGATACGGTCTCACCACCACCACCTAAATCATGTCCACCTCTTCCTCCATTAGTGACGGCCCCTCCACCTCCTCCTTCAGTGGTCAGTGCACCGCCAACTCGGCCTCCACCAGTCATGGCACCAGCTCCTCCTCCTGTTAAACCACCAAGAACCATATTAG AATGCATTCCACAATGCATGGTGAGGTGCAAGAACCATTCtcggaagaatatatgcatgagAACTTGCTTGACATGCTGCAACAGATGCAAATGTGTTCCTCCGGGACAATATGGCAACAAAGAAAAATGTGGCAAATGTTATACAGACATGACTACCAGTGGCGGAAAACTCAAGTGTCCCTGA
- the LOC140976128 gene encoding uncharacterized protein isoform X2, with protein MASKAVLLVLACFLLIHTSDSSEWEEDVLIESGAHAPVLSPNDTVSPPPPKSCPPLPPLVTAPPPPPSVVSAPPTRPPPVMAPAPPPVKPPRTILECIPQCMVRCKNHSRKNICMRTCLTCCNRCKCVPPGQYGNKEKCGKCYTDMTTSGGKLKCP; from the exons ATGGCTTCAAAAGCTGTGCTGCTTGTGCTGGCATGTTTTCTTCTAATCCATACCAGT GATTCATCAGAATGGGAAGAAGATGTTCTTATTGAG AGCGGCGCCCATGCCCCCGTACTGAGTCCAAACGATACGGTCTCACCACCACCACCTAAATCATGTCCACCTCTTCCTCCATTAGTGACGGCCCCTCCACCTCCTCCTTCAGTGGTCAGTGCACCGCCAACTCGGCCTCCACCAGTCATGGCACCAGCTCCTCCTCCTGTTAAACCACCAAGAACCATATTAG AATGCATTCCACAATGCATGGTGAGGTGCAAGAACCATTCtcggaagaatatatgcatgagAACTTGCTTGACATGCTGCAACAGATGCAAATGTGTTCCTCCGGGACAATATGGCAACAAAGAAAAATGTGGCAAATGTTATACAGACATGACTACCAGTGGCGGAAAACTCAAGTGTCCCTGA
- the LOC140976043 gene encoding GPI ethanolamine phosphate transferase 1, which translates to MGFDVEEVEAVLANTKQILHQFLRKSQLKQENSLLFKPFKPLDSYILVLNQIEHLISTRDYKSAKKLSEDLRNLSMEGLHYFQTYDWLMLITVISLGYIGWMIYLILHVLKSYTALFETVFGKEQSVYLRKNTWKVYFSGCLLMGSVCMLLFMEHSPPLYHAYFAMTIFLWIQISCEYQFIKALWIYVHRRENAHLVKLVASFVVSVVVLEILVKSFTNRQLYSWIFVLVGVIASVYLLYSIPWKSGIPFFVWLACWFLSIFTLMPAEIPDNTKLVVLSGLMIVIIGGVTRYLHMYAGDGKYWLSLTHGMKKSKFPLLFLLQTALVVFSSIMVHLSTSRRTEKQELLALHQLINWSIAGVSMVLPLFSGSGILSRLASIFLGFAPAFLLLSIGYEAVFYCALSLALMAWLLFENAYLYLSKINKSSASFKGMEDNMVLTSDDRSLQWSDMRISLAFMVFFNIAFFGTGNFASIASFEISSVYRFVTIFSPFLMAALLIFKLLIPFVLVICTFTAITKLIRVPLLGCYFLVIICSDVMTIHFFFLVRNTGSWMEIGNSISHFGIMSAQVVFVLLLFALTSIYTKDIQTTSSKQLSRKEM; encoded by the exons ATGGGATTTGAT GTTGAAGAAGTTGAGGCTGTTCTGGCTAACACAAAGCAGATTCTCCATCAGTTTCTGCGGAAGTCAC AATTAAAGCAGGAAAACTCACTACTCTTCAAGCCTTTTAAACCCTTGGACAGTTATATTTTGGTATTGAATCAAATTGAGCATCTGATATCTACCAGGGACTACAAGTCCGCAAAGAAACTGTCTGAAGATCTTCGAAACTTGTCAATGGAAGGGCTTCATTATTTTCAAACTTATGACTGGTTAATGCTGATTACAGTAATTTCACTGGGCTATATTGGATGGATGATCTATCTGATTCTCCATGTGTTGAAATCTTATACTGCATTATTTGAAACTGTTTTTGGGAAGGAGCAATCAGTTTACCTCAGGAAGAACACCTGGAAG GTTTATTTCTCTGGATGTTTGCTGATGGGATCAGTGTGTATGCTACTTTTTATGGAACACTCTCCTCCTCTCTATCATGCATATTTTGCGATGACAATATTTTTATGGATCCAAATCAGCTGTGAATATCAGTTTATAAAAGCACTATGGATATACGTGCATCGAAGGGAAAATGCTCACCTTGTAAAACTTGTGGCTTCTTTTGTCGTATCGGTGGTCGTCCTTGAAATCCTG GTGAAAAGCTTCACGAACAGGCAGCTCTATTCTTGGATTTTCGTGCTTGTTGGGGTTATTGCTTCTGTTTATCTTCTTTACTCAATACCGTGGAAATCTGGAATACCTTTTTTTGTTTGGCTTGCTTGTTggtttttgtctatttttacTTTGATGCCTGCTGAAATTCCAGATAATACTAAACTAGT TGTTTTAAGTGGATTAATGATTGTAATAATCGGTGGAGTTACAAGATATCTGCATATGTATGCTGGAGATGGTAAATATTGGCTCAGTCTGACTCATGGCATGAAGAAATCCAAATTCCCTTTGCTTTTCCTCTTACAG ACTGCTCTGGTTGTCTTTTCATCAATTATGGTGCATTTGTCAACTTCTCGTAGAACAGAAAAACAGGAACTGCTTGCACTGCACCAATTGATAAATTGGTCCATTGCTG GTGTATCGATGGTTCTTCCACTTTTTTCGGGATCCGGTATCTTGTCTAGGCTTGCTTCTATATTTCTCGGTTTCGCCCCTGCATTCCTCCTTCTGTCTATAGG ATATGAAGCTGTATTCTATTGTGCTCTTTCTCTTGCCCTTATGGCATGGTTGCTTTTTGAAAATGCTTATTTATATTTAAGCAAGATCAACAAATCTTCAGCTTCTTTCAAGGGCATGGAAGATAACATGGTTTTGACATCTGATGATAGATCGTTGCAGTGGTCTGATATGAGAATTTCGTTGGCATTC ATGGTCTTTTTCAATATTGCATTCTTTGGAACTGGCAATTTCGCAAGCATTGCGAGTTTTGAAATATCATCTGTGTACCGATTCGTCACAATCTTCAGT CCATTTCTTATGGCAGCACTTCTCATTTTCAAGTTATTGATACCGTTTGTGCTTGTCAT ATGCACGTTCACTGCAATTACCAAACTGATAAGAGTTCCATTGTTGGGATGCTATTTTCTTGTCATAATTTGCTCAGATGTGATGACAATTCACTTCTTCTTCCTG GTCCGAAACACTGGAAGCTGGATGGAGATAGGCAACAGCATTAGCCATTTTGgcatcatgagtgcccaagttgtttttgttttgttgctTTTCGCTCTAACGAGTATATACACAAAAGACATCCAAACTACATCATCTAAGCAGCTTTCTCGGAAAGAGATGTAA
- the LOC140976125 gene encoding xyloglucan glycosyltransferase 4-like — protein MSPGSVVVTLEKPENISLIELNNAAAESIFKEKQKSASPKQFTWVLFLKANRALACIPWLAMGLCSVFGSIKKRIASSDPNEEDPRYRGRRLYRFIKVFLAISVAALLVETFAYFNKWDLSKLNPWEVQNLVQWCYVAWLRFRADYVAPLVVTISKFCIVLFIIQSLDRLIQCLGWFWIKFRNLKPVIEGETFDIEDGASFPMVLVQIPMCNEKEVFDQSIAAACQLDWPKDRFLVQVLDDSDDKLLQHLIREEVSSWKGKGVNIVYRHRFIRTGYKAGNLKSAMACEYVKNYEFVTIFDADFQPNPDFLKLTIPHFKGKSEVGLVQARWSFVNKDENLLTRLQNINLCFHFEVEQQANGVFLNFFGFNGTAGVWRIKALEDSGGWLERTTVEDMDIAVRAHLHGWKFIFLNDVRVLCELPESYEAYKKQQHRWHSGPMHLFRLCIPAILTSKISAWKKANLIFLFFLLRKLILPFYSFTLFCIILPLTMFIPEAQLPAWVICYVPIVMSILNILPAPKSFPFIIPYLLFENTMSVTKFNAMVSGLFKLGSAYEWVVTKKTGRASESDLLSLAEMETKTLHEEKLQRKLSESGIEMLEKYNEQKDQKSATAPKKKNRIYRKELALAFLLITAATRSLLSAHGVHFYYLLFQGLSFLVMGLDLIGEQVS, from the exons ATGTCGCCGGGTTCTGTGGTGGTTACACTGGAGAAGCCTGAGAACATCTCCTTGATAGAGCTGAATAACGCTGCTGCTGAATCTATATTCAAGGAGAAGCAGAAGAGTGCGAGCCCGAAGCAGTTCACTTGGGTTCTTTTCTTGAAAGCGAACAGAGCTTTGGCTTGCATTCCGTGGTTAGCAATGGGTTTGTGTTCGGTTTTCGGGTCGATCAAGAAGCGCATTGCTTCATCGGATCCGAACGAAGAGGACCCGAGGTACAGGGGAAGGAGATTGTACAGgtttataaaagtttttcttGCGATTTCGGTGGCGGCCCTTTTGGTTGAAACCTTTGCTTATTTCAACAAATGGGATTTGAGTAAGCTGAATCCATGGGAGGTACAGAATCTGGTGCAGTGGTGTTACGTGGCTTGGCTGAGATTCAGAGCAGATTATGTTGCGCCATTGGTGGTTACGATTTCCAAGTTTTGCATTGTTTTATTCATCATTCAATCCTTGGATCGACTCATTCAATGTTTAGGATGGTTCTGGATTAAGTTCAGGAATTTGAAACCTGTAATAGAAGGTGAGACTTTCGACATTGAAGACGGGGCAAGTTTCCCTATGGTTCTTGTTCAGATTCCTATGTGCAACGAGAAAGAG GTATTTGATCAGTCTATTGCCGCTGCTTGCCAATTAGATTGGCCGAAGGATCGGTTTCTTGTTCAAGTGTTGGATGATTCAGATGACAAACTTTTACAGCATTTGATCAGGGAAGAAGTGTCGTCTTGGAAGGGGAAAGGAGTGAACATAGTTTACAGGCACCGATTTATTCGGACAGGCTATAAAGCCGGCAACCTTAAATCCGCAATGGCTTGTGAATATGTTAAGAACTACGAATTTGTTACCATTTTTGATGCGGACTTTCAACCCAACCCTGATTTCCTCAAACTGACCATTCCTCATTTCAAG GGAAAATCTGAGGTAGGCCTTGTCCAGGCTCGCTGGTCATTTGTGAACAAAGATGAAAACTTGCTCACGAGGCTGCAGAACATCAATTTATGCTTCCATTTCGAGGTTGAACAGCAGGCTAACGGAGTTTTTCTCAACTTCTTTGGTTTTAATGGGACCGCCGGTGTTTGGAGGATTAAGGCCCTGGAGGATTCAGGTGGATGGCTCGAAAGAACAACGGTGGAGGACATGGATATAGCCGTTCGAGCCCACTTACACGGATGGAAATTCATCTTCCTCAATGATGTAAGAGTGCTTTGCGAGTTACCCGAATCATACGAAGCCTACAAGAAGCAACAGCACCGGTGGCATTCCGGCCCGATGCATCTCTTCAGATTATGCATTCCCGCAATCTTAACATCAAAG ATATCGGCATGGAAGAAAGCAAACTTGATATTCCTATTCTTTCTCCTGCGAAAACTGATACTTCCCTTCTATTCGTTCACACTATTCTGCATCATACTCCCACTAACAATGTTCATACCAGAAGCCCAGTTACCAGCCTGGGTTATCTGCTACGTTCCCATCGTCATGTCGATTCTCAACATCCTACCTGCCCCAAAATCTTTCCCCTTTATAATCCCATATCTGCTCTTCGAAAATACGATGTCAGTCACGAAATTCAACGCGATGGTATCCGGACTATTTAAACTCGGAAGCGCATACGAATGGGTCGTGACAAAGAAAACCGGCCGCGCATCAGAATCAGACTTGCTTTCCTTGGCCGAAATGGAGACGAAAACCTTACATGAAGAAAAGCTTCAGAGGAAGCTTTCTGAATCCGGGATCGAAATGCTCGAGAAATACAATGAGCAGAAGGATCAAAAGAGTGCCACTGCTCCCAAAAAGAAGAACAGAATTTACAGAAAAGAACTCGCACTCGCCTTTCTTCTGATCACTGCTGCCACAAGAAGCCTGTTATCTGCTCACGGGGTTCATTTCTACTACTTGCTGTTCCAGGGGCTGTCGTTTCTTGTCATGGGCTTGGATTTAATTGGGGAGCAAGTGAGCTGA